From a single Leclercia sp. AS011 genomic region:
- a CDS encoding YbdK family carboxylate-amine ligase codes for MPLPDFHSSEPYTLGIELELQVVNPPGYDLSQDSSALIDAVKNDIKAGEVKHDITESMLEIATGVCQNIDQAAAQFSAMQQSILRAAAVHHVQICGGGTHPFQKWQRQEVCEDERYNATLERFGYLILQATVFGQHVHVGCRTGDDAIYLLHGLSRFVPHFIALAASSPYMQGTDTKFSSSRLNIFSGFPDNGLMPWVNNWQAFEGLFRRLSSTSMIDSIKDLHWDIRPSPHFGTVEVRVMDTPLTLAHAINIAGLIQATSHWLLTTRPYKHQEQDFLLYRFNRFQACRYGLEGILTDVHTGEHKTIQEDLAWLLERVAPSAEKLGATSAIQEIALMLKQGKSEAQRMRDFIADGGSLISLVQKHAELWATSP; via the coding sequence ATGCCTTTACCCGACTTTCATTCCTCTGAACCCTACACCCTGGGCATCGAACTGGAGCTGCAGGTGGTTAACCCGCCGGGCTACGATCTGAGCCAGGACTCCTCTGCCCTGATCGACGCCGTTAAAAACGACATCAAAGCCGGTGAAGTGAAGCACGACATCACCGAAAGCATGCTCGAAATCGCCACCGGCGTGTGCCAGAACATCGACCAGGCAGCAGCGCAGTTTTCCGCCATGCAGCAGAGCATCCTGCGCGCGGCGGCGGTGCACCATGTCCAGATCTGCGGCGGCGGCACGCATCCGTTTCAGAAATGGCAGCGTCAGGAGGTGTGCGAAGACGAGCGTTATAACGCCACGCTGGAGCGCTTTGGCTATCTGATTTTGCAGGCCACGGTGTTCGGTCAGCACGTGCACGTGGGGTGTCGAACCGGCGATGACGCCATCTACCTGCTGCACGGCCTGTCGCGCTTTGTCCCGCACTTTATCGCCCTGGCGGCCTCCTCTCCCTATATGCAGGGCACCGACACGAAGTTCTCTTCATCGCGGCTCAATATCTTCTCGGGGTTCCCGGATAACGGCCTGATGCCGTGGGTCAACAACTGGCAGGCGTTCGAGGGGCTGTTCCGCCGCCTGAGTTCGACCAGCATGATCGACAGCATTAAAGATTTGCACTGGGACATCCGCCCCAGCCCGCATTTTGGCACCGTGGAGGTGCGGGTGATGGATACACCGCTCACCCTCGCCCACGCCATTAATATCGCCGGGCTGATCCAGGCCACCTCGCACTGGCTGCTGACCACCCGGCCTTATAAACATCAGGAACAGGATTTTCTGCTGTACCGCTTCAACCGTTTTCAGGCCTGCCGCTATGGGCTGGAAGGGATCCTGACCGACGTGCATACCGGCGAGCACAAAACCATCCAGGAAGATCTCGCCTGGCTGCTGGAGCGCGTTGCACCGTCAGCGGAGAAGCTGGGCGCAACCAGTGCGATTCAGGAAATTGCCCTGATGCTGAAACAGGGCAAGAGCGAGGCCCAGCGCATGCGGGACTTTATCGCAGACGGTGGCTCGCTCATCTCCTTAGTGCAAAAACATGCCGAGCTGTGGGCTACGAGTCCGTAA